From the Cydia pomonella isolate Wapato2018A chromosome 11, ilCydPomo1, whole genome shotgun sequence genome, one window contains:
- the LOC133522946 gene encoding uncharacterized protein LOC133522946, whose amino-acid sequence MPVGKVGPFDLVNDNWELYVDRLEQYFVANDVKNEVKVATLITVMGGNAYELMVNLCTPAKPASKTYDQLVALMKGHLNPKPSLLAERFKFRQRVQKRDESIANFVTDLKKLSKDCSFAGDSLKENLRDQFVCGLLNDDIRQKLFTEDDTITFDRAYKLAVSMEAAEVNAALVEDCARNRTSDSIPAAGATTAVHHLGRASRGRAAADGGRAAGTAGRGKITVGGGPSAMNGAGSGKMRGFGQNNNMDLDGTCKVCGSKHEADRCKFRKYVCRVCNQEGHLKRVCPRLRGSSSLYNVTEEKVVYLDHSDSSESDEFQIL is encoded by the exons ATGCCTGTGGGAAAAGTCGGACCGTTTGACCTTGTCAATGACAATTGGGAGCTGTATGTTGACCGTTTAGAACAATATTTCGTTGCAAACGATGTTAAAAACGAAGTGAAAGTGGCTACACTAATAACAGTGATGGGCGGAAATGCGTATGAACTTATGGTGAATTTGTGCACACCCGCGAAACCGGCGAGCAAAACATATGACCAGCTGGTCGCGCTGATGAAAGGTCATCTAAATCCAAAGCCGAGTTTGCTCGCAGAACGTTTTAAATTCCGTCAACGTGTGCAAAAGCGTGATGAAAGTATTGCGAACTTTGTAACGGAtcttaaaaaattaagtaaggACTGCAGTTTCGCAGGGGATAGCTTGAAGGAGAACTTGAGGGATCAGTTCGTGTGCGGCCTATTAAACGACGACATCAGACAGAAGCTGTTCACGGAGGACGACACGATCACGTTCGACCGGGCGTACAAGCTCGCCGTGTCCATGGAGGCGGCCGAGGTCAACGCGGCGCTAGTAGAAGACTGTGCTCGGAATCGAACCAGCGACAGTATACCAGCGGCGGGCGCGACGACAGCCGTGCATCATTTGGGTCGGGCGAGCCGGGGCCGGGCGGCGGCGGACGGCGGTCGAGCGGCGGGAACAGCGGGCCGCGGGAAGATAACGGTCGGCGGCGGTCCAAGCGCCATGAACGGAGCGGGCAGCGGAAAGATGCGGGGCTTcggtcaaaataataatatggatTTAGATGGAACGTGTAAGGTGTGCGGATCAAAGCATGAAGCCGACAGATGCAAATTCAGGAAGTATGTCTGTCGAGTATGTAACCAAGAAGGACACTTAAAAAGGGTGTGTCCTAGGCTGCGCGGAAGTTCGTCCCTATACAACGTGACGGAAGAGAAGGTTGTGTATTTGGACCATTCGGACAGCAGCGAAAGCGACGAG TTCCAGATACTGTGA